The proteins below come from a single Desulfuromonas acetoxidans DSM 684 genomic window:
- a CDS encoding type I polyketide synthase produces the protein MHSESTQRPAVAIVGIGGIFPQAPTLEHFWSIIRDGVATASLPPQGRWQLPVDEAYHPEEGKADCVYSKKACFVDHFTLDLPYDQLKIDEELVHQLDPLFQLLLQAGVTAWQEGNMAKVDQQRMGVIVGNLALPSETASKLAQDYVGRTLYEKLFDQQLEPSTSPLNRYMTGLPAAVLGKALGLGGTCFTLDAACASSLYAIKLAVDELQSGRADAMLTGGVARPDSQYTQMGFSQLHALSPTGVCAPFDQSGNGLVVGEGAGVLLLKRTEDALRDGDHIYAQIAGIGLSNDIGGSLLAPMSEGQLRAMRAAYQQAGWQPQDVDHIECHATGTPVGDAVEFASLKQLWQDQATDHRCVIGSVKSNIGHLLTAAGSAAVIKTLLALKHQQLPPTAGFQQAGEQMGMEDSPFDVLPTCQPWQRNETRPRRAAVSAFGFGGINAHLLLEEWHENATQQKTSKPQSSCEPIAIVGLDVRLADHADIAAFRRDWLSDQEEETSFSSPKHWYDAETSQWFTKEFSQHNSESGHYLDQVAVQPGTFRIPPTELKEMLPRQALMLQSAAAALDDAGLKNHDHLDTGVFVGTGLDLNATSFSLRWGLPERVRRWAKQSGSDLDQQQLEHWCDTLRDAICPPLTANRTMGALGSVVASRIAREFKCGGSSFTIAAEENSSIQALQLATQALRRKEVKVAIVGGVDMPGDIRAQLSASQLDHRTPINEGACSVVLMPLSEARQQGHTIYALIQDVTTATAADDGLMSPRPEAFSRFADVTGTTYVDHIAPNTATLDILRKEIRPSWPVSSSHRYGHSGEAAGLVGVIAAALSLHQRILPASADNDARYWLHNRQEGLRQALVTSTATGGLLAAVRLGEDDHCDTPLPQRLPAAPLNRALFAVFGSTPGHLLSKLTELEQWLAHQNQTAIAPLAAQWRLSSQPENTPGMALTLVCAHVAELVEQIAFAREHVTQHPDQRLDGRGGARLPACARDNVFYNPEPLADKGQVAFIFPGSGNQFPHMGRELGLLWPEIFEQQHRDNQRLKDQFQPHLFWNGTEREQIEQDHNGMIIAHVALCTALSDLVRRLGVSPQAAIGYSLGESSSLFSLKAWQQRDAMLERIEASPLFTRDLGGPCDSARQLWQLPDNDTVDWTLGIVPIAADRVEHALQGRERVYLLIINTPQECVIGGQRAAVEALVADLECPFIELKGVTTVHCPVPTMVAKPYHDLHLFPTTPPEGIRFYSCASGQPYMPDTESCAAAILAQAVDRIDFVRVIENAYNDGVRLFIETGSGNSCTRMIPRILGDRAHMVRPVHVDNQPMAVTVTRLMAQLIAEGVECDQSLLEQDAKNPLQPAGKPANAVILTNGQANLTLPPCPMEQQNSYDVSPSPARPHVITQPSQSKPVSGSQPVTNPVFATMSRTQHHHTACHDTFLGLSEQIQQLMQRNLELQKQLRAHLPEESQPTAPAQPALTATAVVKPQQDVAFDRDMCMEFAIGSIAAMLGPRFAPIDDHPTRVRLPDEPLMLVDRIIKVEGEPCSMSHGRVITEHDVTADRWYLDGERIPTCVAVEAGQADLFLSGYLGIDFHTKGHAVYRLLDAIVEFHSELPKPGDVIRYDIRIERFFRQGDTWLFRFEFDSTVNGQPLMTMRNGCAGFFSQQELDAGKGIVHTKFDLMQQQGKRPADWQEPVDMIRESYNGEQIKALRNGDLVSCFGNAFNALTIGTPYTLPSGHLELVDRVTEIIPGGGRFGLGQIRAEMDIQPDDWFLTCHFCDDNVMPGTLMYECCLHTLRIYLMRMGWVTAEGEAVWQPVPGVGSQLKCRGQVTEHTKTVTYEVTLKELGYRPEPYAIVDALMYADDKPIVEIINMSVRLSGVTREAMQQRWHAAPQVERSVIKPAIYDYDSILAYSNGNPSEAFGEPYKIFDQQRRIARLPRPPFQFLDRVTDVRAEAWKMEAGGTIEAQYDVPSDAWYFGEERTGQMPFSVLLEIALQPCGWMAAYVGSALTSDIDLCFRNLDGNAVQHREVTPQTGILSTTVKLTRVSSSGGMIIQSYDFQVEDQHGMVYSGDTVFGFFTEQALANQIGIRDAALYQPTPQEQQGSPLPYPIQAPFPDEKLRMIDEIALYAADGGPHQLGYIRGTKQVNPAEWFFQAHFYQDPVCPGSLGLESFQQLLKYVASQRWACDENTVFEPITLNHQHHWMYRGQIIPSNDVVTVEAVITAVDDKQKILTADGFLQVDGKVIYQMKSFSLRIS, from the coding sequence ATGCACTCTGAATCTACTCAGCGCCCTGCTGTTGCCATTGTCGGAATCGGCGGCATTTTTCCTCAAGCCCCGACTCTGGAACACTTCTGGTCCATTATTCGCGATGGTGTTGCCACAGCCTCACTGCCCCCGCAAGGGCGCTGGCAACTGCCTGTTGATGAAGCTTACCACCCGGAAGAAGGCAAAGCGGATTGCGTTTATTCTAAAAAAGCCTGCTTCGTCGATCATTTCACCCTCGATCTGCCCTATGACCAATTAAAGATCGACGAGGAGTTGGTTCACCAATTAGACCCGCTGTTTCAGTTGTTGCTTCAAGCCGGTGTTACAGCCTGGCAGGAAGGCAACATGGCCAAAGTCGATCAGCAACGCATGGGCGTGATCGTCGGCAATCTGGCACTGCCCAGTGAAACCGCCTCCAAGCTGGCCCAAGACTACGTCGGTCGGACACTGTATGAAAAGCTCTTCGACCAGCAGCTCGAACCGAGCACCTCACCGCTCAACCGTTACATGACCGGCTTGCCCGCCGCAGTGCTCGGCAAAGCTCTCGGCCTGGGCGGCACCTGCTTCACCTTGGACGCGGCCTGTGCCTCGTCACTGTACGCCATCAAACTGGCGGTTGATGAACTGCAATCCGGTCGCGCAGATGCCATGCTCACCGGTGGTGTAGCCCGCCCAGACTCGCAATATACCCAGATGGGCTTTTCCCAGCTGCATGCCCTGTCCCCCACCGGCGTATGTGCCCCGTTTGACCAATCAGGTAACGGTCTGGTGGTCGGTGAAGGCGCCGGTGTGCTGCTGCTGAAACGCACCGAAGATGCGTTGCGCGACGGTGACCACATTTACGCCCAGATTGCCGGTATCGGTCTATCCAACGACATCGGCGGCAGTCTGCTGGCCCCCATGTCGGAAGGCCAGTTGCGCGCCATGCGTGCCGCTTATCAACAGGCGGGCTGGCAGCCGCAAGACGTTGATCACATCGAATGCCACGCCACCGGCACCCCGGTCGGTGATGCCGTTGAATTTGCCAGTCTCAAACAACTCTGGCAGGACCAGGCCACCGATCACCGCTGCGTTATCGGTTCGGTCAAGTCGAATATCGGCCACCTGCTCACCGCCGCCGGATCGGCTGCCGTGATCAAAACCCTGCTGGCGCTCAAACATCAGCAACTGCCGCCCACGGCCGGATTTCAACAGGCCGGTGAACAGATGGGCATGGAAGACAGCCCGTTTGACGTGTTGCCCACCTGTCAACCCTGGCAGCGCAACGAAACACGACCTCGCAGGGCCGCAGTCAGCGCGTTTGGTTTCGGCGGCATCAATGCCCATCTGCTGCTCGAAGAATGGCACGAAAACGCTACTCAGCAGAAAACCTCCAAACCGCAAAGTTCCTGTGAGCCGATTGCTATCGTTGGCCTGGATGTGCGCCTGGCCGACCATGCTGACATCGCAGCCTTTCGCCGCGACTGGCTGTCCGATCAGGAGGAAGAAACGTCCTTCTCTTCGCCGAAGCATTGGTACGACGCTGAAACAAGCCAATGGTTTACAAAAGAATTTTCGCAACACAACAGTGAATCAGGACACTATCTTGATCAAGTTGCGGTACAGCCGGGGACCTTCCGCATCCCCCCCACTGAACTCAAAGAGATGTTGCCGCGCCAGGCCCTGATGCTGCAAAGTGCCGCAGCCGCTCTCGACGATGCGGGTCTCAAAAATCACGACCATCTCGACACCGGTGTGTTTGTCGGCACCGGACTCGACCTGAATGCCACCAGCTTCAGCCTGCGCTGGGGATTGCCGGAACGGGTACGCCGCTGGGCAAAGCAAAGTGGCAGTGACCTTGACCAGCAACAGCTCGAACACTGGTGCGACACCTTACGTGACGCCATCTGCCCACCATTGACCGCCAACCGCACTATGGGTGCCCTGGGCAGCGTGGTGGCCAGCCGGATTGCCCGTGAATTCAAATGCGGCGGTTCCAGCTTTACCATCGCCGCCGAAGAGAACTCGTCCATCCAGGCCCTGCAACTGGCGACACAAGCGTTGCGACGCAAGGAGGTGAAAGTGGCGATTGTCGGTGGGGTTGACATGCCCGGTGACATTCGCGCCCAACTCAGTGCCAGCCAACTCGACCACCGTACACCGATCAATGAAGGGGCTTGTTCCGTCGTGTTGATGCCCCTGTCAGAGGCCCGGCAACAGGGACATACCATCTACGCGCTGATTCAGGACGTGACGACAGCCACGGCAGCGGATGATGGTTTGATGTCACCACGCCCGGAAGCCTTCAGCCGATTTGCCGACGTCACCGGCACGACGTATGTCGATCATATTGCCCCGAATACGGCAACTCTGGATATTCTGCGCAAAGAGATTCGGCCGTCATGGCCTGTTTCCAGCTCGCACCGTTATGGCCACAGCGGTGAGGCGGCCGGTCTGGTCGGCGTTATTGCCGCAGCCCTGTCTCTGCACCAGCGCATTCTACCAGCCTCGGCAGACAACGATGCCCGTTACTGGCTACACAATCGCCAGGAGGGACTACGTCAGGCCCTGGTGACCAGCACCGCCACCGGCGGTTTGCTGGCGGCGGTCCGCCTTGGTGAGGATGATCATTGCGACACCCCACTGCCGCAACGCCTACCTGCGGCGCCCTTGAATCGTGCCCTGTTTGCCGTATTTGGATCAACACCGGGCCACCTGCTCAGCAAGTTGACCGAACTGGAACAGTGGCTGGCCCATCAGAACCAGACCGCCATTGCTCCACTGGCCGCGCAGTGGCGTCTCAGTTCGCAACCGGAGAACACACCGGGAATGGCCCTGACTCTGGTGTGCGCCCATGTGGCCGAGCTGGTCGAACAAATTGCCTTTGCCCGTGAACATGTGACGCAACATCCCGATCAGCGTCTCGACGGTCGCGGCGGTGCCCGCCTTCCAGCCTGCGCTCGCGACAATGTGTTCTACAATCCCGAACCGCTGGCCGACAAGGGCCAAGTGGCGTTCATCTTCCCTGGGTCCGGCAACCAGTTCCCCCACATGGGACGGGAATTGGGCCTGCTGTGGCCGGAGATCTTTGAGCAGCAACATCGTGACAACCAGCGTCTCAAAGACCAGTTCCAGCCCCACCTGTTCTGGAACGGCACCGAGCGTGAGCAGATTGAGCAGGACCACAACGGCATGATCATCGCCCACGTGGCGTTGTGTACCGCGCTGAGTGACCTGGTACGGCGTCTCGGCGTCTCACCCCAGGCCGCCATCGGTTACAGCCTCGGTGAATCATCCAGTCTGTTTTCCCTCAAAGCCTGGCAACAACGCGATGCCATGCTTGAACGGATTGAAGCCTCACCCTTGTTCACCCGCGATCTCGGCGGACCATGTGACAGCGCGCGTCAGCTGTGGCAATTACCAGACAATGACACGGTCGATTGGACATTGGGCATTGTCCCCATCGCTGCCGATCGGGTTGAACACGCATTGCAGGGCCGTGAGCGAGTTTACCTGTTGATCATCAATACCCCGCAGGAATGTGTTATCGGTGGCCAGCGAGCGGCCGTTGAGGCCCTGGTGGCAGATCTGGAGTGTCCATTCATCGAACTGAAGGGCGTGACCACCGTCCACTGCCCAGTGCCGACCATGGTGGCCAAACCGTATCACGATCTCCACCTGTTTCCGACCACGCCACCTGAGGGTATCCGTTTTTATAGCTGCGCCAGTGGCCAGCCCTATATGCCGGATACGGAGAGCTGCGCAGCGGCTATCCTTGCCCAGGCGGTGGATCGCATCGATTTTGTCCGCGTGATTGAAAATGCCTACAACGATGGCGTGCGCCTGTTCATTGAAACCGGCAGCGGCAATTCATGTACGCGCATGATTCCGCGCATCCTCGGTGACCGTGCCCATATGGTGCGCCCGGTGCATGTTGACAATCAGCCCATGGCCGTCACCGTTACCAGACTGATGGCACAACTGATCGCCGAAGGTGTTGAGTGCGATCAATCGCTGTTGGAGCAGGACGCGAAAAATCCGCTGCAGCCCGCCGGCAAACCGGCCAATGCCGTCATCCTCACAAATGGCCAGGCGAACTTGACTTTGCCACCCTGCCCAATGGAACAGCAGAACTCTTACGATGTATCACCGTCACCAGCGCGTCCACACGTGATAACGCAACCGTCACAGAGCAAGCCGGTTTCTGGGTCACAGCCGGTCACGAATCCGGTGTTTGCTACCATGAGCCGCACCCAGCACCACCATACGGCCTGCCACGACACCTTTCTCGGTCTGTCGGAGCAGATCCAGCAGCTCATGCAACGCAACCTGGAACTGCAAAAACAACTGCGAGCCCATCTGCCCGAAGAGTCTCAACCAACAGCACCTGCGCAACCGGCTCTTACGGCAACAGCCGTGGTCAAACCGCAGCAGGATGTGGCTTTTGACCGCGACATGTGCATGGAGTTTGCCATCGGTTCCATCGCTGCCATGCTCGGTCCCCGTTTTGCGCCCATCGACGACCATCCGACACGGGTGCGCTTACCCGATGAACCGCTGATGTTGGTGGACCGGATCATCAAGGTGGAGGGGGAACCCTGCTCCATGAGCCATGGCCGGGTGATCACAGAACACGATGTCACGGCGGACCGCTGGTACCTCGACGGCGAGCGCATCCCCACCTGTGTTGCGGTAGAGGCGGGTCAGGCAGATCTGTTTTTGTCCGGCTATCTGGGCATTGATTTTCACACCAAAGGTCATGCGGTTTATCGCCTGTTGGATGCCATTGTCGAATTCCACAGTGAGCTGCCCAAGCCCGGTGATGTGATCCGTTACGATATCCGTATTGAACGCTTCTTCCGCCAAGGCGACACCTGGCTGTTCCGCTTTGAGTTCGACAGTACCGTCAACGGCCAACCGCTGATGACCATGCGCAACGGCTGTGCCGGATTCTTCTCCCAGCAGGAACTCGATGCCGGTAAAGGGATCGTTCACACCAAGTTCGACTTGATGCAACAACAGGGCAAACGACCGGCCGACTGGCAGGAACCGGTGGACATGATTCGTGAAAGCTATAATGGCGAGCAGATCAAGGCGCTGCGCAACGGCGACTTGGTGTCCTGCTTCGGCAACGCGTTTAACGCTCTGACGATCGGCACCCCTTACACTCTGCCCAGCGGTCACCTCGAACTGGTCGACCGGGTCACGGAAATCATTCCGGGTGGCGGGCGTTTTGGTCTGGGACAGATTCGCGCCGAGATGGATATTCAGCCGGACGACTGGTTTCTCACCTGCCATTTCTGCGACGACAATGTCATGCCCGGCACCCTGATGTACGAGTGCTGCCTGCACACATTGCGCATTTACCTGATGCGCATGGGCTGGGTCACGGCTGAAGGGGAAGCGGTCTGGCAACCGGTTCCCGGAGTTGGCAGCCAACTCAAGTGTCGTGGTCAAGTCACAGAGCACACCAAAACCGTCACCTACGAAGTCACCCTGAAGGAGTTGGGCTACCGCCCGGAGCCTTACGCCATTGTCGATGCTTTGATGTATGCCGACGACAAGCCGATTGTCGAGATCATCAACATGTCAGTGCGTCTGAGCGGTGTCACTCGTGAGGCAATGCAACAACGCTGGCACGCGGCCCCGCAGGTTGAAAGATCTGTGATCAAACCGGCCATTTACGACTATGACAGCATTCTCGCCTACTCGAATGGCAATCCGTCTGAAGCGTTTGGCGAACCCTATAAGATCTTTGATCAGCAACGGCGCATCGCCCGTCTGCCACGACCGCCGTTCCAATTTCTCGACCGGGTGACTGACGTTCGTGCCGAAGCGTGGAAGATGGAAGCCGGCGGCACCATTGAAGCGCAATATGATGTGCCCAGCGATGCCTGGTATTTCGGCGAAGAGCGCACCGGTCAGATGCCATTCAGCGTGCTGCTGGAGATCGCCCTGCAACCGTGCGGCTGGATGGCCGCCTATGTCGGCTCAGCCTTGACCAGTGATATTGACCTGTGCTTCCGCAATCTGGACGGCAATGCCGTCCAGCACCGTGAGGTCACGCCACAGACCGGCATCTTGTCCACCACGGTAAAACTGACCCGGGTGTCCAGCAGCGGCGGCATGATCATTCAGAGTTACGATTTTCAAGTGGAAGACCAACACGGTATGGTGTACAGCGGTGATACCGTATTCGGCTTTTTCACCGAACAAGCCCTCGCCAACCAGATCGGCATTCGCGACGCAGCCCTGTATCAGCCGACACCGCAAGAGCAACAGGGATCACCACTGCCCTACCCAATTCAGGCACCGTTCCCGGATGAAAAATTGCGCATGATCGATGAAATTGCCCTGTACGCAGCTGACGGTGGCCCGCACCAATTGGGTTACATTCGCGGCACCAAACAGGTCAATCCCGCTGAATGGTTTTTCCAAGCCCACTTCTATCAGGACCCGGTATGCCCCGGCTCACTGGGCCTTGAGTCCTTCCAGCAGTTGCTTAAGTATGTTGCCAGCCAGCGCTGGGCATGTGATGAAAACACGGTCTTTGAACCGATCACCCTCAACCATCAACACCATTGGATGTACCGGGGACAAATCATCCCGTCCAACGATGTTGTGACAGTGGAAGCGGTGATTACGGCCGTGGACGATAAACAAAAGATTTTGACTGCAGATGGTTTTCTACAAGTTGACGGCAAGGTGATTTACCAGATGAAATCATTTTCACTGCGCATTTCATAA